The following nucleotide sequence is from Pseudomonas sp. S09G 359.
CTGACCTCAGCCTTGGTGCTGGTGCTTTTACCCAGGCCCACCAACATCGCCGACAACACATCGGCGCGCAGCGCGTCGTGCATCATGTCGGCCTCCATGTGGTTGCGCAGCACCGTCATGCTCACCTCATTGGCCTGCACGGCGTCGCCCATTCGCGTGTTGCCCAGGTACCCGGCCAGGCTCATGACCAGCGAAGCGAGCAGCCCGGTCGCAATCAACAGTATCAAGCGTAATCTGATCGTCATGCTGGCATCCCCGTACCTCGACCGCCGGCTGGGACCCCAACCGCTCACGCGTCGCTGGTAATGTTATCGGCAAGAGTTCGAAGTTAGTGAAGCCTAAGTTTGCGGATCTGCGTGTTTCCCTTAAGCTGACCGGCCTCTGCGCTGCCCGGAACTGCTCCCCCCATGTCTAGTAGGTCTAGAAGTATTGCCCACCTGGCCCTGTTGCTCGGGTTGATCACTGCCGTCGGCCCGTTTGCCATCGACATCTACCTGCCCGCGCTGCCAACCCTGGGTGCCAGCCTGCACGCCTCGCCGGCGGCGGTGCAGATGAGCCTCACGGTGTTTTTCATGATCATCGGGGTGTGCCAGCTGTTCTACGGGCCGCTCAGTGATGTGTTCGGGCGCAAGCCGCCGATCTACGCCGGGTTGGTGATCTTTGCCATCGGCAGCATCGGCTGCGCGTTGGCGCCGACCATTGAGGTGTTGATCGCCTTTCGCGCCGTGCAGGCCTTTGGTGCGTGCGCAGGCATGGTCATCCCCCGGGCGATCGTGCGCGACCTGTACACCGGCCACGAAGCAGCACGGTTGATGGCCTTGCTGATGCTGGTAATGAGCGTGTCGCCCATTCTGGCGCCGCTGGCCGGCAGCCTGGTGATCTCGCTGTGGAGCTGGCGCGAAGTGTTTGCGGTGCTCGCGGTGGTCGCCGTGCTGTGCCTGGTGATGACCATCGTCCAATTGCCCGAAACCCACCCGGCCGAGCGTCGCCTGGGCAAGACCCTGGGCAATGCGTTCAGCAGCTATGGCGCGCTGTTGCGTGACCCGGTGTTTATCGGGTTATCGGTGGTGTGCGGGTTTGGCCTGGCGACATTTTTTGTGTTCATCGGCAGCGCGCCGTTCGTATACATCGAGTACTTCGGCCTGACGCCGACCCAATTCAGCCTGTGCTTCGCGCTGAACGCCGCATCGTTTTTCGCCATGAGCCAACTGACGGCACGCCTCAGTGCGCGCTTTGGCCTGGCGCCGCTGATTCGCTGGTCAGTGGTGGCGGTTGCCGCAGTCATGGCGTTGCTGGCGGTCACCACGCT
It contains:
- a CDS encoding multidrug effflux MFS transporter, with product MSSRSRSIAHLALLLGLITAVGPFAIDIYLPALPTLGASLHASPAAVQMSLTVFFMIIGVCQLFYGPLSDVFGRKPPIYAGLVIFAIGSIGCALAPTIEVLIAFRAVQAFGACAGMVIPRAIVRDLYTGHEAARLMALLMLVMSVSPILAPLAGSLVISLWSWREVFAVLAVVAVLCLVMTIVQLPETHPAERRLGKTLGNAFSSYGALLRDPVFIGLSVVCGFGLATFFVFIGSAPFVYIEYFGLTPTQFSLCFALNAASFFAMSQLTARLSARFGLAPLIRWSVVAVAAVMALLAVTTLWVDSLVVMMTLLFIGFGFLGLLLPAAGVLSLEDHGAVAGSASALLGAIQMITAAVSMSLVGVFADHTPAPMLIGIALCALAAMLTVLWTLRRLPAHLASAPPSS